In a single window of the Campylobacter hyointestinalis subsp. lawsonii genome:
- a CDS encoding methionine ABC transporter permease, with amino-acid sequence MIPKLLYEATLDTIYMTFISTFLAFIIGLVLAIILVLTKQNGLMPNRIIYSSLDLIVNVLRSFPFIILIIVLFPLTKIIVGTSIGTSAAIVPLTIGSAPFIARLIENAMNEVDYGIIEAALSFGASKSQIIFRVMLIEALPSIINAITLTLIVIVGFTAMAGTVGGGGLGDVAMRYGFQRFRPDIMAYTVIILIVLVQAIQMIGNLLYKITKK; translated from the coding sequence ATGATACCAAAACTACTTTACGAAGCGACTTTAGATACTATTTATATGACTTTTATATCTACTTTTTTGGCTTTTATAATAGGGCTTGTTTTAGCTATCATCTTAGTTCTTACCAAACAAAACGGACTTATGCCAAATAGGATTATATATTCTAGTCTTGATCTGATAGTAAATGTTCTTAGAAGTTTTCCATTTATCATACTTATAATCGTGCTTTTTCCGCTTACAAAAATCATAGTAGGCACTAGCATAGGTACAAGCGCAGCTATCGTTCCTCTTACTATCGGCTCAGCGCCTTTTATAGCACGTCTTATAGAAAATGCGATGAATGAAGTAGATTATGGCATCATAGAAGCTGCACTTAGCTTTGGTGCAAGTAAATCTCAAATTATATTTAGAGTTATGCTTATAGAAGCCCTTCCTAGTATAATCAACGCCATAACACTCACGCTTATAGTGATAGTAGGATTTACCGCTATGGCAGGCACTGTAGGTGGTGGTGGGCTAGGAGATGTAGCGATGAGATATGGCTTCCAAAGATTTCGTCCAGACATTATGGCATACACAGTCATTATTTTGATAGTATTAGTTCAAGCTATACAGATGATAGGAAACTTGCTTTATAAGATAACCAAAAAATAA
- the fumC gene encoding class II fumarate hydratase — protein sequence MEFRIEKDTMGEIKVPNDKYWGAQTERSLENFKIGKGTMPSEVIEGFAYLKKACAIVNNKLGRLDDAKTKAIGEACDEILSGKLDGNFPLVVWQTGSGTQSNMNLNEVIANRSTELLGEDFRTKKLVHPNDDVNKGQSSNDTYPTAMRIAFVLELQKQLFPAIDKLLATLEAKSKEFANIVKIGRTHLQDATPLTLGQEFSGYAHMLKASKAQVLASLPFLEELAIGGTAVGTGLNSHPDFSPMVSKVLNDLTKTEFKFKSHPNKFHGLTSHDAEVFLSGALNGLASNLMKIANDVRWLASGPRCGIGEINIPENEPGSSIMPGKVNPTQCEAVTMVAVQVAGNHVSVAMAASQGNFELNVFKPVLTHNLLESIRLLSDAMVSFNDHCALGITANEAKIDKLLHESLMLVTALNPHIGYENAAKIAKTAHKHGTTLKEEAINLGLLTAAQFDEWVKPEDMTAPKK from the coding sequence ATGGAATTTCGCATTGAAAAAGACACAATGGGTGAGATTAAGGTGCCAAACGACAAGTATTGGGGAGCTCAAACTGAGAGAAGTTTAGAAAATTTCAAAATTGGCAAAGGCACAATGCCAAGCGAGGTTATAGAGGGTTTTGCCTATCTTAAAAAGGCTTGCGCTATCGTAAATAACAAACTTGGTCGCTTAGATGATGCTAAAACAAAAGCTATCGGCGAGGCTTGCGATGAAATTTTAAGTGGTAAGTTAGATGGAAATTTCCCACTTGTAGTATGGCAAACAGGTAGCGGAACTCAATCAAATATGAATTTAAACGAAGTTATCGCTAACCGCTCTACTGAGCTTTTAGGTGAGGATTTTAGAACAAAAAAATTAGTTCATCCAAATGATGATGTAAATAAAGGTCAAAGCTCAAATGATACTTATCCGACAGCTATGAGAATCGCTTTTGTTTTAGAGCTTCAAAAACAGCTTTTCCCAGCTATTGATAAGCTTTTGGCTACACTTGAAGCAAAGAGCAAAGAATTTGCTAATATCGTTAAAATCGGTAGAACTCACTTACAAGACGCTACTCCTTTAACCTTAGGTCAAGAGTTTAGCGGATATGCTCATATGCTAAAAGCTAGTAAAGCTCAAGTGTTAGCTAGTTTGCCGTTTTTAGAAGAACTTGCAATAGGCGGAACTGCTGTTGGTACGGGTCTAAATTCTCATCCTGATTTTAGTCCTATGGTGAGCAAAGTTTTGAACGATTTAACAAAAACAGAGTTTAAGTTTAAATCTCATCCAAACAAGTTCCACGGCTTAACAAGTCATGATGCAGAAGTTTTCTTAAGCGGTGCATTAAACGGACTTGCATCAAATTTAATGAAAATAGCAAATGACGTTCGTTGGTTAGCAAGCGGTCCAAGATGCGGTATCGGTGAGATAAATATCCCTGAAAACGAACCCGGAAGCTCTATCATGCCAGGTAAAGTAAATCCTACTCAATGCGAAGCCGTAACCATGGTAGCCGTCCAAGTAGCAGGAAATCACGTAAGCGTTGCGATGGCTGCGTCTCAAGGTAACTTTGAGCTAAACGTATTTAAACCTGTACTTACTCATAACTTGCTTGAGAGTATTCGTCTTTTAAGCGACGCTATGGTTAGCTTCAACGATCATTGCGCTTTAGGAATCACTGCAAATGAAGCCAAAATAGATAAACTTCTTCATGAAAGCCTTATGCTAGTAACTGCGCTAAATCCGCATATCGGATATGAAAATGCGGCAAAAATAGCAAAAACTGCTCATAAGCACGGTACGACTTTAAAAGAAGAAGCTATAAATTTAGGTCTTTTGACAGCTGCTCAGTTTGATGAGTGGGTAAAACCTGAAGATATGACCGCTCCTAAAAAGTAA
- a CDS encoding methionine ABC transporter ATP-binding protein, whose product MIEIKNLKKYYGKNLIINNVSCEINKGEIFAIVGHSGAGKSTLLRCINGLESYQSGSLRVFDKEISKLNECELRELRKDIGMIFQHFALMSRKTVFENIATPLRLWKFDNNYINKRVNELLDLIGLKDKSRSYPSQLSGGQKQRVAIARALALKPKILLSDEATSALDPNTTNQILALLREINEKLGITIVLVTHEMEVVKSIANRAILLEDGVITNSGSIIDIFLKPNKNMKTFLGEEEILPQTGINIRLFFPPKVAFNTIITSMARSLDIDFNIVWGKLERLDKNVLGNLVININEKDKTKVIDYIEKTGVLYEIAGEEQ is encoded by the coding sequence TTGATAGAAATTAAAAATTTAAAAAAATATTATGGCAAAAATCTCATCATAAATAATGTTAGTTGTGAGATAAATAAGGGTGAAATATTCGCTATCGTCGGTCATAGCGGTGCTGGTAAAAGCACGCTTTTGCGCTGTATAAATGGGCTTGAGAGCTATCAAAGTGGCAGCCTTAGGGTCTTTGATAAAGAGATTTCTAAGCTAAATGAGTGTGAGCTAAGAGAGCTTAGAAAAGATATCGGTATGATATTTCAACACTTTGCTTTGATGAGTAGAAAAACGGTTTTTGAAAATATCGCCACACCGCTAAGACTATGGAAATTTGATAATAATTATATAAATAAAAGAGTAAATGAGCTACTTGATCTAATAGGATTAAAAGATAAATCTAGGAGCTATCCAAGTCAGCTAAGTGGCGGCCAAAAGCAAAGAGTTGCTATAGCTAGGGCTTTAGCTTTGAAGCCAAAAATCTTACTTAGCGATGAAGCTACAAGTGCGCTAGATCCAAACACCACAAATCAAATTCTAGCACTCCTAAGAGAAATAAATGAGAAATTAGGCATAACCATAGTTCTAGTAACTCACGAAATGGAAGTCGTAAAAAGCATAGCAAACAGAGCTATACTACTTGAAGATGGCGTCATAACCAACTCAGGAAGCATAATCGATATATTCTTAAAACCAAACAAAAATATGAAAACGTTCCTTGGCGAAGAAGAAATTTTGCCACAAACTGGCATAAATATACGGCTTTTCTTCCCGCCAAAAGTAGCGTTTAATACCATCATTACTAGTATGGCAAGAAGTCTAGATATTGATTTTAACATAGTTTGGGGCAAACTTGAACGCCTAGATAAAAATGTCCTTGGAAACCTCGTGATAAATATAAATGAAAAAGACAAAACCAAAGTCATAGATTACATAGAAAAAACAGGTGTTTTATATGAGATAGCAGGAGAAGAGCAATGA
- a CDS encoding valine--tRNA ligase, translated as MADFYNPKEVEEKFYKIWEERGYFEIDANLDILEEDKKFCIMMPPPNVTGVLHIGHALTFTLQDIMTRYKRMDGFKTLWQPGLDHAGIATQNVVEKQLLASGVTKEQIGREEFLKKTWEWKEKSGGTIVHQMRRLGITPAWSRERFTMDAGLKNAVRKAFVNLYNKGLIVRANYMVNWCTHDGALSDIEVEHKANKGKLYHIKYPIVDSDKFIIVATTRPETYFGDTAVMVNPNDERYKELVGKFVTLPIINRRIQIIADDHVDMDFGTGIVKVTPAHDTNDYEVGNKHGLEFITVFDEKGILNEQCGEFEGLERLEARDKVVAKLESLGFVEKIEDYENQVGYCYRCKNVVEPYISKQWFVKSTIADEAIKSVNSGGAEFFPSHWINSFNAWMRELKDWCISRQLWWGHQIPVFYCECGHEWADENEKPLKCPKCGGNKFTQDKDVLDTWFSSGLWPISTLGWGNGDALKNEKWFDEDLSEFYPNSMLITGFDILFFWVARMMFQCDNATNKLPFKDIYLHALVKDKDGKKMSKSSGNVIDPLTKIDEYSADILRFTLTLLCVQGRDIRLSEEKMVLVRNFTNKLYNASKFLLLNADKFPDFDENSIKTELGRYMLSRFKSCVNSLRSNLDIYRFNDAANDIYKFLWDEFCDWGIELSKVDKSSVIELGMIFKESMKLLSPFMPFISEYLYHELSGTNLENSRSIMVMKYPKISTPDKKIVETWSAVIEAIVSLRRAKATIDQGNAKVQKAYIKFNNKIDINGVTNYIKLLAKCEEIELTDEIIPNSARDVSENLESFVPLDGVDTAPIIARLISQKSKLEKEIAKLENMLNNEKFVANAPEAVLSANREGLATAKAKFEKVVSELKVLGR; from the coding sequence ATGGCTGATTTTTATAATCCAAAAGAAGTTGAAGAAAAATTCTATAAAATTTGGGAAGAGCGTGGGTATTTTGAGATAGATGCAAACTTAGATATCTTAGAAGAAGATAAGAAATTTTGCATAATGATGCCACCGCCAAACGTCACAGGAGTCCTACATATAGGGCACGCTCTTACATTTACTTTACAAGATATAATGACAAGATACAAAAGAATGGATGGCTTTAAAACTCTTTGGCAGCCTGGACTTGATCACGCAGGAATCGCTACTCAAAATGTGGTTGAAAAACAGCTTTTAGCTAGTGGGGTTACAAAAGAACAGATCGGACGCGAAGAATTCCTTAAAAAAACCTGGGAATGGAAAGAAAAAAGTGGCGGTACGATAGTGCATCAAATGCGACGTCTTGGCATAACACCTGCTTGGAGTAGAGAGCGATTTACTATGGATGCTGGGCTTAAAAATGCTGTAAGAAAAGCTTTTGTAAATTTATACAATAAAGGCTTGATAGTTCGTGCAAACTATATGGTAAATTGGTGTACGCACGATGGCGCCCTTAGCGATATAGAAGTAGAACACAAAGCAAATAAAGGCAAACTTTATCATATAAAATATCCTATAGTTGATAGCGATAAATTTATAATAGTCGCAACTACTAGACCAGAGACGTACTTTGGCGATACCGCCGTCATGGTAAATCCAAACGATGAGAGATACAAAGAGCTTGTAGGTAAATTTGTCACTCTTCCTATCATTAATCGCCGCATACAAATCATAGCCGATGATCACGTAGATATGGACTTTGGAACAGGTATAGTTAAAGTCACTCCGGCTCACGACACGAATGACTATGAAGTCGGTAACAAACACGGCTTAGAGTTCATCACGGTATTTGATGAGAAAGGTATATTAAATGAGCAGTGCGGTGAGTTTGAAGGACTAGAAAGACTTGAAGCAAGAGATAAAGTAGTAGCCAAACTAGAGTCTTTAGGCTTTGTAGAAAAGATAGAAGACTATGAAAATCAAGTCGGATACTGCTATCGCTGCAAAAATGTAGTAGAACCATACATATCAAAACAGTGGTTTGTCAAATCTACTATCGCCGATGAAGCTATCAAAAGCGTAAATAGTGGCGGAGCTGAGTTTTTCCCATCTCATTGGATAAATAGCTTTAATGCGTGGATGAGAGAGCTAAAAGACTGGTGCATAAGCCGTCAGCTATGGTGGGGACATCAAATTCCTGTATTTTACTGCGAATGCGGACATGAGTGGGCAGATGAAAACGAAAAACCACTCAAATGCCCAAAATGTGGCGGAAATAAATTTACTCAAGACAAAGATGTTCTTGATACGTGGTTTAGCTCAGGACTTTGGCCTATCTCAACACTTGGCTGGGGAAATGGTGATGCGCTGAAAAATGAGAAATGGTTTGATGAAGACTTGAGCGAATTTTATCCAAATTCTATGCTTATAACAGGATTTGACATACTATTTTTCTGGGTTGCTAGGATGATGTTTCAGTGTGACAATGCAACTAACAAACTTCCGTTTAAAGACATCTATCTTCACGCTCTTGTCAAAGATAAAGACGGCAAAAAAATGAGTAAAAGCAGTGGAAATGTGATAGATCCACTTACTAAAATAGACGAATACTCAGCCGATATCTTGCGTTTTACTCTTACTTTACTTTGCGTGCAAGGTCGCGACATTAGACTTAGCGAAGAAAAAATGGTATTAGTAAGAAACTTCACAAATAAGCTTTATAACGCTAGTAAATTCCTACTTCTAAACGCGGATAAATTCCCTGATTTTGATGAAAATAGTATAAAAACAGAACTTGGTAGATATATGCTAAGTCGCTTTAAAAGCTGCGTAAATTCACTAAGATCAAATTTAGACATATACAGATTTAATGACGCAGCAAATGACATATATAAATTCCTTTGGGATGAGTTTTGCGACTGGGGTATTGAGCTATCAAAAGTAGATAAAAGTAGTGTGATCGAGCTAGGAATGATATTTAAAGAAAGTATGAAGCTACTAAGCCCGTTTATGCCTTTTATCAGCGAGTATTTATATCACGAATTAAGCGGTACAAACTTAGAAAATTCTAGATCCATAATGGTGATGAAATACCCTAAGATCAGCACTCCAGATAAAAAAATAGTCGAAACTTGGAGCGCAGTCATAGAAGCTATAGTAAGCTTAAGGCGTGCAAAAGCGACTATAGATCAAGGCAATGCAAAAGTACAAAAAGCTTATATTAAATTTAATAATAAAATAGATATAAACGGAGTTACAAATTACATCAAACTACTTGCAAAATGCGAAGAGATAGAGCTAACAGATGAGATAATCCCAAATTCCGCTAGAGATGTGAGCGAGAATCTTGAGAGTTTCGTACCGCTTGATGGCGTAGATACCGCCCCTATCATCGCTAGACTCATTTCGCAAAAATCAAAGCTTGAAAAAGAGATAGCTAAACTTGAAAATATGCTAAATAATGAAAAATTCGTAGCAAACGCTCCAGAAGCCGTCTTGAGCGCTAACCGCGAAGGCCTAGCCACCGCAAAAGCTAAATTTGAAAAAGTCGTAAGCGAACTCAAAGTTTTAGGTAGATAA
- a CDS encoding acetyl-CoA hydrolase/transferase C-terminal domain-containing protein — translation MLELIKNGVVDFASASALSLSPDGVKDFRDNVEFYKKHIVLRPQEISNSPEIIRRLGVIAMNGMLEADIYGNVNSTNVMGTQIMNGIGGSGDFARNGYLSIFLTPSIAKGGAISAIVPFVSHLDHTEHDSMVIVTEYGFADLRGLSPKERAKKMIAIAHPDYRQMLQDYFDRACKEPKAGHTPHILSEALSWHDRYTKTGTMKI, via the coding sequence ATGCTAGAGCTTATAAAAAATGGAGTTGTCGATTTTGCTTCTGCTTCTGCTTTGTCGCTTAGCCCTGATGGAGTCAAGGATTTTAGAGATAATGTTGAATTTTATAAAAAACATATAGTTTTACGCCCTCAAGAAATTTCAAATAGTCCAGAGATTATCCGTAGGCTTGGCGTGATCGCAATGAATGGAATGCTTGAAGCTGATATCTATGGAAATGTAAATTCAACAAACGTAATGGGAACTCAGATAATGAACGGCATAGGCGGTAGTGGGGATTTTGCTAGAAATGGATATCTTTCTATATTTTTAACGCCATCTATAGCAAAAGGCGGAGCGATTTCTGCTATAGTTCCTTTTGTGAGCCACTTAGATCATACAGAACACGATTCTATGGTGATCGTAACAGAGTATGGTTTTGCTGATTTACGCGGTTTATCTCCAAAAGAGCGTGCTAAAAAAATGATAGCTATCGCTCATCCAGACTATAGACAAATGTTGCAAGATTATTTTGATCGTGCTTGCAAAGAGCCAAAAGCAGGTCATACGCCTCATATTTTAAGCGAAGCTCTTAGTTGGCATGATCGCTACACTAAAACAGGAACTATGAAAATTTAA
- the htpG gene encoding molecular chaperone HtpG, which translates to MAKKEFQTEVNDLLNLMIHSLYSNKEIFLRELISNASDALDKLNYLCLTDESYKSLNYTPKIELKIDKNAKTITISDNGIGMNEEDLANNLGTIARSGTKGFLSSMSGDAKKDSSLIGQFGVGFYSAFMVASKIEVISRKALSDKAYKWSSDAKSYEIEPSSKDTQGSDIVLYLNDDEFSDSFRIESIIKKYSNHIPYPIFMDKEEWIAPKDGEKEGHYENKYSQINKASALWRLPKSNLKPEDYNDFYKQISHDSSDPLMHIHTKAEGKIEYTTLFYIPSVAPFDLFRVDYQSGVKLYVKRVFITDDAKELLPPYLRFVRGIMDVEDLPLNVSREILQENKILASVKEQSVKKILSELEKTLNNDREKYVKFYSLFGKVLKEGLYGFNSNKDELLNLCLFKSSSRDGLVSLKEYKSAMKEDQKSIYYISGQNEKMLRNSPLLENFKAKGIEVLICDEEIDTIVMPMVYEFDKTPIKPVNNSDINDEIKSDEKIDDTLYAKLLVKIKEALKDEIKDVKISSRLNDSAACLIFDKNDPDYAMQMMFKQMGEVAPKVKPILEINPKHELFAKLENNELMVDDISNLLLNMAKISEGIPVDNPSEFAKKLTNIMVKAL; encoded by the coding sequence ATGGCAAAAAAAGAATTTCAAACCGAAGTAAATGACCTACTAAATTTAATGATTCACTCGTTATACTCAAACAAAGAGATCTTTTTAAGAGAGCTTATATCTAATGCTAGTGATGCTTTAGACAAATTAAATTATCTATGCTTAACAGACGAATCCTATAAGAGTTTAAACTATACTCCAAAGATCGAACTTAAAATAGATAAAAATGCAAAAACTATTACCATAAGCGACAATGGTATAGGTATGAATGAAGAAGACCTTGCAAACAATCTAGGAACGATAGCAAGAAGCGGAACCAAAGGTTTTTTAAGCTCTATGAGCGGTGATGCTAAAAAAGACAGCTCACTTATCGGACAGTTTGGAGTCGGATTTTACTCTGCATTTATGGTAGCAAGTAAGATAGAAGTGATAAGCCGCAAAGCACTGAGCGATAAAGCTTATAAATGGAGTAGCGACGCAAAAAGTTATGAAATAGAACCATCTTCAAAAGATACTCAAGGATCTGATATCGTGCTGTATCTAAACGATGATGAATTTAGCGATTCTTTCCGCATAGAAAGCATAATCAAAAAATACTCAAATCATATCCCATATCCTATTTTTATGGATAAAGAAGAGTGGATAGCTCCAAAAGATGGAGAAAAAGAAGGACACTACGAAAACAAATACTCTCAAATAAATAAAGCTTCAGCTCTTTGGAGATTGCCAAAATCAAATTTAAAACCTGAAGATTACAACGACTTTTATAAACAAATAAGCCATGATAGTAGCGATCCACTTATGCACATACATACAAAAGCCGAAGGAAAAATAGAATACACTACCCTATTTTACATTCCAAGCGTTGCACCATTTGATCTATTTAGAGTAGATTATCAAAGCGGTGTAAAACTATATGTAAAAAGAGTGTTTATCACAGATGACGCAAAAGAGTTGCTTCCACCGTATTTGAGATTTGTCCGTGGTATTATGGATGTCGAAGATCTACCATTAAACGTGAGTCGTGAAATTTTACAAGAAAACAAGATATTAGCTAGTGTAAAAGAACAAAGTGTTAAAAAGATACTATCTGAGCTTGAAAAAACATTAAATAATGATAGAGAAAAATATGTCAAATTTTACTCGCTTTTTGGCAAGGTATTAAAAGAAGGACTTTATGGATTTAATTCAAATAAAGATGAGCTTTTAAATTTGTGTTTGTTTAAATCAAGCAGTAGAGATGGGTTAGTAAGCCTAAAAGAGTATAAATCAGCAATGAAAGAAGATCAAAAATCCATATATTACATAAGCGGTCAAAACGAGAAAATGTTAAGAAACTCACCGCTCCTTGAAAACTTTAAAGCAAAAGGTATAGAAGTGCTTATCTGTGACGAAGAGATAGATACTATCGTAATGCCTATGGTATATGAATTTGACAAAACACCTATAAAACCGGTAAATAACTCAGACATTAACGACGAGATAAAAAGCGATGAAAAAATAGATGATACACTATATGCAAAATTACTAGTAAAAATCAAAGAGGCATTAAAAGATGAGATCAAAGATGTAAAAATTTCAAGCCGCTTAAATGACTCAGCAGCTTGTCTTATATTTGACAAAAACGATCCTGATTATGCTATGCAAATGATGTTTAAACAAATGGGAGAAGTTGCCCCAAAAGTAAAACCTATCTTAGAGATAAACCCTAAACACGAACTATTTGCCAAGCTAGAAAACAATGAGCTTATGGTAGATGACATCTCAAATTTACTTCTAAATATGGCAAAAATCAGCGAAGGAATACCAGTAGATAATCCAAGCGAATTTGCCAAAAAACTCACAAATATAATGGTAAAAGCATTGTAA
- a CDS encoding DsrE family protein — MNLGRIILAGLLFVVTMSAKDINVVIFLADKAKFDSAFIITSGLQKTLEKDEKADIELVLGGSSVEIFASRSKKDLEMQEKIKSLIAMPNVRVVACDGAIKRNGINVAWLSDGIKTVKAAPKEVVLRQLDGYAVLQP, encoded by the coding sequence ATGAATTTAGGTCGTATTATTTTAGCAGGTTTATTATTTGTCGTTACTATGTCGGCTAAAGATATAAATGTAGTTATTTTTCTAGCCGATAAAGCTAAATTTGATAGTGCTTTTATAATCACTAGCGGTTTGCAAAAAACACTTGAAAAAGATGAAAAAGCAGATATCGAGCTTGTTTTAGGTGGAAGTTCTGTTGAAATTTTTGCTAGCAGATCCAAAAAAGATCTAGAAATGCAAGAGAAAATCAAATCACTTATAGCTATGCCAAACGTCAGAGTAGTGGCTTGTGATGGAGCAATAAAAAGAAACGGTATCAATGTAGCTTGGCTAAGCGATGGTATAAAAACAGTCAAAGCAGCACCAAAAGAAGTAGTTTTAAGGCAGCTTGATGGATACGCGGTATTGCAACCATAA
- a CDS encoding ATP-dependent helicase, protein MPLSKLNREQYSAATTSMGRNLVIASAGTGKTSTIVARIAHLLNLGIKPEKILLLTFTNKASSEMLERLGRFFDKKIVNLVTAGTFHSVSNLLLKKLNKGVILKQPSELKTLLKSLVERREFHRIGEVKAYSGAYLYDIYSLFCNSCVNNESFADWFSINYEDQAQYAEIYEDILREFENEKAKFNYADFNDLLIKMRGELRKGARIEFDEILVDEYQDTNSLQGSLIDAFKTKSLFCVGDFDQSIYAFNGANIDIIGGFSERYKDARIHTLNINYRSSSKILALANKVISNNPRLYPKELTVSRVGNFKAPKLLVYEELFHQYENISEMVANSIYKKDDIAIIFRNNSSADGLEVALKEQGIACKRKGGVSFFEAKEIKALIDLIGIFVNPKDIMAFIHIFEYVRGVGNAAAKEIFDALLVLGDNDIVKGLLNPDKNAKVYEKKNKNYQLGLFDDFSEFMDSARFAGLGLDPLFMSNPVLNYSNLNNNGAIFLSSLYELLKQIQNETNSYGIVNSAINSKAYGIIVEYLAHKRATLKNGNINEELKKEAVNRIYAKAKVLLEMSKRHSNCDIFYNFLTLGRSEMSEGEGVNLLTVHASKGLEFGQVFVVDLAQNRFPNLKLMGMGGSLEEERRLFYVAVTRARDELYLSYAKYDKIRKIDYKPSCFLEEAQMVKRF, encoded by the coding sequence ATGCCACTTTCAAAACTAAATCGCGAACAATACAGCGCAGCTACGACTTCAATGGGACGAAATTTAGTCATAGCTAGTGCAGGAACTGGAAAAACCAGTACGATCGTTGCTCGCATAGCTCATCTTTTAAATTTAGGTATAAAACCAGAAAAAATTCTGCTTCTTACATTTACAAACAAGGCTTCAAGCGAGATGTTGGAGCGTCTTGGAAGATTTTTTGATAAAAAAATAGTAAATTTAGTCACTGCTGGAACTTTTCACTCAGTATCAAATTTGCTTTTAAAAAAGCTAAATAAAGGCGTCATTTTAAAGCAGCCAAGTGAGCTCAAAACGCTTTTAAAAAGCTTAGTAGAAAGGCGCGAGTTTCATAGAATAGGCGAAGTAAAAGCTTATAGCGGAGCTTATCTTTATGACATTTACTCGCTTTTTTGCAACTCTTGTGTAAATAACGAAAGCTTTGCTGATTGGTTTAGCATAAATTATGAAGATCAGGCACAGTACGCAGAAATTTATGAAGATATCTTGCGTGAGTTTGAAAATGAAAAAGCAAAGTTCAACTACGCCGATTTTAATGACCTGCTAATCAAAATGCGAGGTGAGCTAAGAAAGGGAGCAAGGATAGAATTTGATGAAATCCTAGTCGATGAGTACCAAGATACGAATTCTCTTCAAGGCTCTTTGATAGATGCTTTTAAGACCAAAAGTCTGTTTTGCGTGGGTGATTTTGACCAGAGTATATATGCGTTTAATGGTGCAAATATCGATATCATAGGTGGATTTAGTGAGCGTTATAAGGATGCTAGAATTCATACTTTAAATATAAATTATAGAAGTAGCTCAAAGATACTTGCTCTTGCAAATAAGGTTATTTCAAATAATCCTCGTCTTTATCCAAAAGAGCTTACTGTAAGTCGCGTGGGGAATTTTAAAGCCCCAAAGCTTTTAGTTTATGAAGAGCTATTTCATCAATATGAAAATATCTCTGAGATGGTGGCAAATAGTATATATAAAAAAGATGATATAGCGATAATTTTTCGCAATAATTCAAGCGCGGACGGACTTGAGGTCGCTTTAAAAGAGCAAGGCATTGCGTGTAAAAGAAAGGGCGGCGTTAGTTTTTTTGAAGCTAAAGAGATAAAAGCGCTTATAGATCTGATAGGAATTTTTGTTAATCCAAAAGATATTATGGCGTTTATCCATATATTTGAATACGTGCGCGGTGTGGGAAATGCAGCTGCTAAGGAGATATTTGATGCGCTTTTAGTTTTAGGAGATAATGATATCGTAAAAGGGCTTTTAAATCCGGATAAAAACGCGAAAGTGTATGAGAAAAAAAATAAGAATTACCAGCTCGGGCTTTTTGACGATTTTAGCGAATTTATGGATAGTGCAAGATTTGCTGGTCTTGGACTTGATCCATTATTTATGAGTAATCCGGTGCTGAATTATTCAAATTTAAACAACAATGGGGCGATCTTTTTATCAAGTCTTTATGAGCTTTTAAAGCAAATTCAAAACGAAACAAACTCTTATGGAATAGTAAATTCTGCCATAAACTCAAAAGCTTATGGCATCATAGTAGAGTATTTAGCACATAAAAGAGCCACTTTAAAAAACGGAAATATCAATGAAGAGCTTAAAAAAGAAGCAGTAAATAGAATTTACGCAAAAGCAAAAGTGCTTTTAGAAATGAGTAAGCGCCATAGTAATTGTGATATATTTTATAACTTTTTGACGCTTGGTAGATCTGAGATGAGCGAAGGCGAAGGCGTAAATTTACTAACCGTGCATGCTAGTAAGGGGCTTGAGTTTGGACAAGTTTTTGTTGTAGATCTAGCACAGAATCGTTTTCCAAATTTAAAACTTATGGGAATGGGCGGGAGCTTAGAAGAAGAAAGAAGGCTATTTTACGTAGCAGTTACAAGGGCGCGTGACGAGCTGTATCTTAGCTATGCAAAATATGATAAAATCAGAAAAATAGACTATAAACCGAGCTGTTTTTTAGAAGAAGCACAGATGGTAAAGCGATTTTGA